Within the Streptomyces sp. NBC_00554 genome, the region CTGTCCGCTCCTGCGGGAGGACCGCCGGGTGATGCGCCTGGTCATCAGCGTGATCGCAGCCCAGGTGATCAGAGATTCCGAGTGCTGGATGAGCCGTTCGTAGTCGCGGGCATGACGGCGGGTTTGCATGATCCAGGCGAGTGAGCGTTCGACGACCCAGCGGTGGGGCAGGATGACGAACCCGACGGCGTCATTTGGACGGCTGATGGTCTTGAGGGTCAGATTCAGATGTTTCTCTGCCCAGGTCACGAGCTGGCCGGCATAGCCGGAGTCGGGCCAGACGATGGTGATCTCGGCGCCCAGCGGGCCATGAAGTTGTAACAGGTCTGCCAGGGCGGGAAATCGCGGGGTGGGGCCCTCCCACTGGCATCCGCTGTCCACGACGTAGCAGATCGCGCCGACGACCTCACGGCGCGGGTGCTTCTCGGGGCGGGCGTCCCCCCTTGGGGGGCTCGCAGGCCGGCGGCGGGAGGAGGGGCTCGATGAGGGCCATTCGTTGCCGTAGGTGTCGGAGGGGTAGCAACGGTGCCGGGACAACTCAACCTCCCTCCCGAGGGCGGGGGTTGGGGGGCCCGCCGTGCCGTGCCCCAATCCGGTCAGGTGTCGATGTACTCGGCGATGATGCCGAGCGTGGACTCGACCGAGCCGAGCTGGGTGTTGAGGGCGCGGCGACCTACGGACCGAACGGCGACTCTCCACACCCGTCACGTTGCCGAGAACACCTCATTGAGGGGAGCCCATGGCGATGCTCCACAGCATCGACCGCAGGAGCGCCTGCTGGGCGGCCGGGATGGTCGCCAGCCGCTGATGGATCGCCTCATCGCGCGCCGCGGCCACCTTGTCGTGCAGGGTGAGCCCTTCGGCGGTCGCCTCCGGGATGCGGACCCGGCGATCACGTGCGGAGAAGGTGCGGACGATCAGCCCCTCCCGCTCCAGTCGGTCCAGCAGGGAGACCAGCGTCGTCTTGTCGATGCCGAGCTGCGCACCGATCTCCGACTGAGTGAGTTGCCCCCCTTCGCCCACCAGCGCGAGGACGAGCCAGTCCCGCATATCTGCGAGGCCCGCCTCCCGGCACACCGCGTCGAAGACGTCACCGAGCGCGGCGGCGGCCCGGTGCGTGAGCCAGGTGAGATCCGCGGTCGAGGGGCCGCCGGTGAGCGCACACATCTCTGCCGGCACTGTCCGCCGATCGTTGGGGGCCACGCGTCACCATCCTGGATTCTCTGGGGCGTCCATCCAGCATAATATGATCCAGGTCGGGATTTTCTTAGTCCAGATCATCTTGCTTCGGATGATCCGAGGTCGTATGTTTGGCGCCCAAGGTGCTCAAGGCACCCACCAGGTACGCCCTCACACAAGGAACAGCCATGACTTCCGACCTCGAATCCCGTATCCGCCGGCTCGAAGACCGCGCCGCGATCAGTGACACCGTCATCCGCTACGCCGTCGCGATCGACCGCGCGGACTGGGACCTGTACGCCACCTGCTTCACGGACCCGGTGCACATCGACTTCTCTGCCGCGGGCATGCCTGCGAACGACTTCGCCCGCGACGACTTCGTCCACTTCGCCCGCGGCGGCCTCTCCGGATTCACCGCCCGCCAGCACCTGAGCCCGAACCACGTCATCGAGTTCGACGAGCACGACCCCGACCGGGCCGTCTGCCACTCGTACATGTACGCCCAGCACTACCTGGAGGGGGCCGAAGGCGGGGACTTCTTCCTCATGCGCGGCACGTACACGAACCACATGCGCCGTACCGCGCAGGGCTGGCGCATCGAGCGCCTCGTCCAGGGCATCGGCTGGTCCGAAGGCAACCTGAACGCCCCCGCCGAGGCAGCCGCCCGCTTCCAGGCGGCCGACGCGACCGCAGCCTGAACGTCGGTGGAAGAAGCCGCCTTTTTCGCCAAGGACAGAAGGACAGAAGGATGACAGCACACAGCTCCCCGGTCATCGCTCCGCCGGCCGAAGGCCCGGTATCGGGCATGGACGGCTTCTTCCACCGGTACGCCGACGTCAATGGCACACGCCTGCACTACGTTGTCGGCGGCGAGGGACCACTGGTCGTGCTGCTGCACGGCTGGCCGTACACCTGGGCGGTATGGCGCCGTCTGATGCCGCTCCTCGCCGCAGCCGGTTTCACCGTCGTCGCCCCCGACCTGCGCGGCACCGGCGATTCCGGCAAGCCCGACAGCGGCTATGCCAAGAGCGAGGTCGCCGAGGACGTCCGGCAGCTCGTGGGAAGGCTCGACCCGGCAGGCACCGGTGGCACCGGCCGGTACGACGCCGACCCCACCGGCATCAACCTGGTCGGCATGGACATCGGCGCCATGGTCGCTCACGCCTACGCCACCGCCCACCCCCGCGAGGTCCGCCGACTCGTACTCTCCGAATCGGTGCTGCCGGGCTTCGGACTCGAAGAGCTCATGAACCCGGCCACCGGCGGCTACTGGCATTTCGGCTTCCACATGCAACTCGACATCGCCGAACTGCTCACCGCCG harbors:
- a CDS encoding alpha/beta fold hydrolase, coding for MTAHSSPVIAPPAEGPVSGMDGFFHRYADVNGTRLHYVVGGEGPLVVLLHGWPYTWAVWRRLMPLLAAAGFTVVAPDLRGTGDSGKPDSGYAKSEVAEDVRQLVGRLDPAGTGGTGRYDADPTGINLVGMDIGAMVAHAYATAHPREVRRLVLSESVLPGFGLEELMNPATGGYWHFGFHMQLDIAELLTAGKEAAYLTPAWAIGSPAGGLTDADRAEFLRHYAAPGGMRGGFQHYATLLEDGRAIRAASTTRLPMPVLVLNAVLGLPQSPLLEGVRQFADDVRAALVPDSGHAYPADNPAWVAHRLAAFFAAPAA
- a CDS encoding transposase, with protein sequence MDSGCQWEGPTPRFPALADLLQLHGPLGAEITIVWPDSGYAGQLVTWAEKHLNLTLKTISRPNDAVGFVILPHRWVVERSLAWIMQTRRHARDYERLIQHSESLITWAAITLMTRRITRRSSRRSGQPASRAPVCAASTSTLSSTSCPTCPG
- a CDS encoding nuclear transport factor 2 family protein — encoded protein: MTSDLESRIRRLEDRAAISDTVIRYAVAIDRADWDLYATCFTDPVHIDFSAAGMPANDFARDDFVHFARGGLSGFTARQHLSPNHVIEFDEHDPDRAVCHSYMYAQHYLEGAEGGDFFLMRGTYTNHMRRTAQGWRIERLVQGIGWSEGNLNAPAEAAARFQAADATAA
- a CDS encoding MarR family winged helix-turn-helix transcriptional regulator, which codes for MAPNDRRTVPAEMCALTGGPSTADLTWLTHRAAAALGDVFDAVCREAGLADMRDWLVLALVGEGGQLTQSEIGAQLGIDKTTLVSLLDRLEREGLIVRTFSARDRRVRIPEATAEGLTLHDKVAAARDEAIHQRLATIPAAQQALLRSMLWSIAMGSPQ